Proteins encoded within one genomic window of Candidatus Berkiella cookevillensis:
- the acpP gene encoding acyl carrier protein, with product MTSIEERVTDIIVEQLGLERDKVQPESKFVDDLGADSLDTVEMVMALEDEFKIEIPDEEAEKITTLRDAIRYIEEHLKKSS from the coding sequence ATGACTAGTATTGAAGAGCGAGTCACAGATATCATTGTTGAACAATTAGGCCTTGAGCGTGATAAAGTTCAACCAGAGTCAAAATTCGTGGATGATTTAGGCGCGGATTCATTAGATACCGTTGAAATGGTAATGGCGCTGGAAGATGAATTCAAAATTGAAATTCCAGATGAAGAAGCAGAAAAAATCACCACCTTGCGTGATGCGATTCGTTATATTGAAGAGCACCTTAAAAAATCCTCATAA